Proteins encoded by one window of Rhodamnia argentea isolate NSW1041297 chromosome 6, ASM2092103v1, whole genome shotgun sequence:
- the LOC115742441 gene encoding eukaryotic peptide chain release factor GTP-binding subunit ERF3A isoform X2, translating into MDLEEDIRSLQLESAEDNNGAINPEDAKPEEVEKMDKIDEGWKEEIATNSHPVQVEQKGKEIAVPEEDDTADAMEEDTKRHLNVVFIGHVDAGKSTTGGQILFLSGQVDDRTIQKYEKEAKDKSRESWYMAYIMDTNEEERVKGKTVEVGRAHFETETTRFTILDAPGHKSYVPNMISGASQADIGVLVISARKGEFETGYEKGGQTREHVQLAKTLGVSKLLVVVNKMDDPTVNWSKERYDEIETKMTPFLKSSGYNVKKDVQFLPISGLIGMNMKTRVDRNICPWWNGPSLFEALDAIEGPPRDPQGPFRMPIIDKFKDMGTVVMGKVESGSTREGETLIVMPNKASVKVLAIFIDENKVKRAGPGENLRIRLSGIEEEDILSGFVLSSIAKPISAVTEFIAQLVILELLDNAIFTAGYKAVLHIHSVVEECEIVELRQQIDPKTKKPMKKKVLFVKNGAVVVCRIQVNNLICIEKFSDFPQLGRFTLRTEGKTVAVGKVTDLPSIARA; encoded by the exons ATGG ATCTTGAGGAAGACATTCGGTCGTTGCAGCTCGAATCAGCAG AAGATAATAATGGGGCTATCAATCCTGAAGATGCAAAGCCAGAAGAAGTGGAGAAGATGGATAAAATTGATGAAG GTTGGAAGGAGGAGATAGCTACAAACTCTCATCCAGTCCAGGTTGAGCAGAAAG GTAAGGAAATAGCTGTTCCGGAAGAAGATGATACCGCAGATGCGATGGAAGAAGACACGAAACGACATTTGAATGTTGTTTTCATTGGCCATGTTG ATGCTGGGAAATCAACAACTGGAGGACAGATACTGTTTCTCAGTGGTCAGGTTGATGATCGTACTatacaaaaatatgaaaaagaagccAAGGATAAAAGCAGGGAAAGTTG GTACATGGCATATATTATGGATACCAATGAGGAGGAAAGAGTTAAG GGTAAAACTGTTGAGGTTGGAAGAGCACATTTTGAAACGGAGACCACTAGGTTTACTATTCTCGATGCACCA GGCCATAAAAGTTATGTCCCCAACATGATCAGTGGGGCATCCCAGGCTGATATAGGCGTTCTG GTAATTTCTGCTCGCAAGGGTGAGTTCGAAACTGGGTATGAGAAAGGTGGTCAGACTCGTGAGCATGTTCAGCTTGCAAAAACCTTGGGTGTTTCTAAGCTACTTGTAGTCGTAAATAAAATGGATGATCCCACTGTCAATTGGTCCAAAGAAAG GTATGATGAAATTGAAACCAAGATGACACCTTTCTTGAAATCTTCTGGTTACAATGTTAAAAAAG ATGTACAGTTCTTACCTATTTCTGGTCTGATTGGAATGAATATGAAAACCAGAGTGGACAGAAATATTTGTCCGTGGTGGAATGGTCCCTCCCTCTTTGAAGCTCTAGATGCTATTGAGGGTCCTCCGCGTGATCCCCAAGGCCCTTTTAG GATGCCTATAATTGACAAATTCAAGGACATGGGGACGGTTGTTATGGGGAAAGTAGAATCTGGCAGTACACGTGAGGGCGAAACCTTGATTGTCATGCCAAATAAG GCATCAGTTAAAGTGCTCGCAATATTCATTGATGAGAACAAGGTTAAACGTGCAGGACCTGGTGAAAATCTCCGGATTAGATTATCTGGGATTGAGGAAGAGGACATATTGTCAGGATTTGTCTTGTCGAGCATTG CCAAACCAATATCTGCAGTTACTGAGTTTATTGCTCAACTGGTAATCCTTGAGTTGCTGGACAAT GCAATCTTCACGGCTGGTTATAAGGCAGTGCTACATATTCATTCGGTGGTGGAGGAATGTGAGATTGTTGAGTTGCGACAACAAATTGATCCCAAGACGAAGAAgccaatgaaaaagaaagttttgtTTGTGAAGAATGGTGCTGTTGTTGTATGCCGGATTCAG GTGAATAACCTAATATGCATTGAGAAATTCTCTGATTTTCCACAGCTTGGAAGATTTACCCTTCGCACCGAAG GAAAAACAGTTGCTGTGGGGAAGGTGACTGATTTGCCATCAATTGCTAGAGCTTAA
- the LOC115742496 gene encoding uncharacterized protein LOC115742496 isoform X1, with the protein MSSQAFASSCLFSRSSSQTSLIKNSNSPLQRFAGIRFTDLPSFRGAKPPLLRCPSTGIRATLEEKDQIATTPLVVQEEQPNREIAEIIKVLKDAAKTRKVPAEEVLSALSVIEKSKLDPSGFLSTLGGSESPGRTWMLIFTAENKLKKGRYFPLTAVQRFDAAGKRIENGVYLGGLGYLTFEGRLSWKKRILAFIFERMRIKIGPFNPLEIGLGQQGDREPSTKDPFFIWYFVDEEIAVARGRSGGTAFWCRCRHVTNSW; encoded by the exons ATGAGTTCGCAGGCCTTTGCTTCTTCTTGTTTGTTCTCAAGAAGCTCGTCCCAAACATCCTTAATCAAGAACTCGAATTCCCCACTCCAACGGTTCGCTGGCATCAGATTCACCGATCTTCCTTCCTTCAGAGGTGCAAAACCTCCTCTCCTGAGATGTCCCAGTACAGGAATCAGAGCAACTCTGGAAGAAAAGGATCAGATTGCGACCACCCCACTTGTTGTTCAAGAAGAGCAGCCCAATAGA GAAATTGCAGAGATTATAAAAGTTCTGAAGGATGCTGCAAAGACTAGAAAGGTTCCAGCAGAGGAGGTTCTTTCTGCTCTCTCCGTGATTGAGAAATCGAAGCTCGATCCGTCCGGGTTTCTTAGTACGTTGGGGGGTTCAGAATCACCAGGGAGGACGTGGATGCTCATTTTCACAGCTGAG AATAAATTGAAGAAAGGACGGTATTTCCCATTGACGGCAGTTCAGAGGTTTGATGCAGCT GGGAAGAGGATCGAGAACGGGGTGTACCTAGGTGGGCTTGGATATTTGACATTTGAGGGTAGGTTGTCGTGGAAGAAGCGAATACTGGCCTTCATTTTCGAGCGCATGAGGATTAAAATTGGCCCTTTCAATCCGTTAGAAATCGGCCTCGGCCAACAGGGTGACAGAGAGCCAAGCACCAAGGATCCTTTCTTTATCTGGTATTTCGTCGATGAGGAAATAGCAGTCGCTCGAGGGAGAAGCGGAGGAACTGCCTTCTGGTGCCGATGTCGCCACGTGACTAATTCTTGGTAG
- the LOC115742441 gene encoding eukaryotic peptide chain release factor GTP-binding subunit ERF3A isoform X1, whose translation MDLEEDIRSLQLESAAEDNNGAINPEDAKPEEVEKMDKIDEGWKEEIATNSHPVQVEQKGKEIAVPEEDDTADAMEEDTKRHLNVVFIGHVDAGKSTTGGQILFLSGQVDDRTIQKYEKEAKDKSRESWYMAYIMDTNEEERVKGKTVEVGRAHFETETTRFTILDAPGHKSYVPNMISGASQADIGVLVISARKGEFETGYEKGGQTREHVQLAKTLGVSKLLVVVNKMDDPTVNWSKERYDEIETKMTPFLKSSGYNVKKDVQFLPISGLIGMNMKTRVDRNICPWWNGPSLFEALDAIEGPPRDPQGPFRMPIIDKFKDMGTVVMGKVESGSTREGETLIVMPNKASVKVLAIFIDENKVKRAGPGENLRIRLSGIEEEDILSGFVLSSIAKPISAVTEFIAQLVILELLDNAIFTAGYKAVLHIHSVVEECEIVELRQQIDPKTKKPMKKKVLFVKNGAVVVCRIQVNNLICIEKFSDFPQLGRFTLRTEGKTVAVGKVTDLPSIARA comes from the exons ATGG ATCTTGAGGAAGACATTCGGTCGTTGCAGCTCGAATCAGCAG CAGAAGATAATAATGGGGCTATCAATCCTGAAGATGCAAAGCCAGAAGAAGTGGAGAAGATGGATAAAATTGATGAAG GTTGGAAGGAGGAGATAGCTACAAACTCTCATCCAGTCCAGGTTGAGCAGAAAG GTAAGGAAATAGCTGTTCCGGAAGAAGATGATACCGCAGATGCGATGGAAGAAGACACGAAACGACATTTGAATGTTGTTTTCATTGGCCATGTTG ATGCTGGGAAATCAACAACTGGAGGACAGATACTGTTTCTCAGTGGTCAGGTTGATGATCGTACTatacaaaaatatgaaaaagaagccAAGGATAAAAGCAGGGAAAGTTG GTACATGGCATATATTATGGATACCAATGAGGAGGAAAGAGTTAAG GGTAAAACTGTTGAGGTTGGAAGAGCACATTTTGAAACGGAGACCACTAGGTTTACTATTCTCGATGCACCA GGCCATAAAAGTTATGTCCCCAACATGATCAGTGGGGCATCCCAGGCTGATATAGGCGTTCTG GTAATTTCTGCTCGCAAGGGTGAGTTCGAAACTGGGTATGAGAAAGGTGGTCAGACTCGTGAGCATGTTCAGCTTGCAAAAACCTTGGGTGTTTCTAAGCTACTTGTAGTCGTAAATAAAATGGATGATCCCACTGTCAATTGGTCCAAAGAAAG GTATGATGAAATTGAAACCAAGATGACACCTTTCTTGAAATCTTCTGGTTACAATGTTAAAAAAG ATGTACAGTTCTTACCTATTTCTGGTCTGATTGGAATGAATATGAAAACCAGAGTGGACAGAAATATTTGTCCGTGGTGGAATGGTCCCTCCCTCTTTGAAGCTCTAGATGCTATTGAGGGTCCTCCGCGTGATCCCCAAGGCCCTTTTAG GATGCCTATAATTGACAAATTCAAGGACATGGGGACGGTTGTTATGGGGAAAGTAGAATCTGGCAGTACACGTGAGGGCGAAACCTTGATTGTCATGCCAAATAAG GCATCAGTTAAAGTGCTCGCAATATTCATTGATGAGAACAAGGTTAAACGTGCAGGACCTGGTGAAAATCTCCGGATTAGATTATCTGGGATTGAGGAAGAGGACATATTGTCAGGATTTGTCTTGTCGAGCATTG CCAAACCAATATCTGCAGTTACTGAGTTTATTGCTCAACTGGTAATCCTTGAGTTGCTGGACAAT GCAATCTTCACGGCTGGTTATAAGGCAGTGCTACATATTCATTCGGTGGTGGAGGAATGTGAGATTGTTGAGTTGCGACAACAAATTGATCCCAAGACGAAGAAgccaatgaaaaagaaagttttgtTTGTGAAGAATGGTGCTGTTGTTGTATGCCGGATTCAG GTGAATAACCTAATATGCATTGAGAAATTCTCTGATTTTCCACAGCTTGGAAGATTTACCCTTCGCACCGAAG GAAAAACAGTTGCTGTGGGGAAGGTGACTGATTTGCCATCAATTGCTAGAGCTTAA
- the LOC115742411 gene encoding uncharacterized protein LOC115742411 isoform X2: MSNTMPVNIFGGCKVFPDNDDTHDSNQTLNKDERQPSALIEWHQPAQKQQGLAKYSSFPKSGQIFIDALKKNRSCQKLFRSKLIQIEARIEEIKKLKERVKILKDFQVSCRQRTGKALSQKKDPRVQLISARKTIKDSKVNDKKFSAIYYGPAQNFHVPSYRMALTGFPLSLQRSKWSEVEKENLGKGIKQQFQETLLQISLDRFSASDGDQYGFEDILSSIRDLDITPESIREFLPKVNWDQLASLYIPGRSGAECEARWLNWEDPLINHSRWTIEEDKHLLFFIQEKGINNWFEVAASLGTKRTPFQCLARYQRSLNPCILKSEWTPDEDAQLRAIVETFGESDWQAVASALEGRTGTQCSNRWTKTLHPARQRVGRWTEDEDKRLRVAVKLFGPKNWMKIADFVPGRTQVQCRERWVNCLDPSLNWNRWTPEEDAMLEAAIAEHGYCWSKIAASLAPRTDNQCRRRWKVLFPQEVPLLREARKVQKAALVRNFVDRESERPALGPGDFLPLSMTSCVSDPDSVNPPMKQKAGSSVSQKVGSRRKRKASESNVVQVSRSSYNEVDYDELAEHGSSKKTRVTKPCAQKKSWRGKQAKDHTGISTTSVVSNGVISEVNGLSGIAEHRKISPCVQKRVDPKKPQFNSGLVVKKASCKNDETVAKHGSLLRNKKVTKLHSNEGRPNGHAIDHSSCQLDPMLLVMANGEGRQVQGMSNFRRKEKIVACDGEVGNKRPTVGSQLDLEQAVEIIACNEDERVGRDNTVSNKGKVSNACLREEDHNEHSKDQRSSQPDSSSSLTIKGKNIEALDSSNMTEKEKNIFSRAQKNLRPKKTRKDGHSHVNHDEVVDDAPAELIASKENRNYKTYKRRKRNVALPERCYSNCECIPALPEKLNRSQSVLISCEKDGPEQLIAGNEPVSLQVPDTDDCDITLASLLIKKQKKKKKDVLKSSEGNGMPCDVDQMPPNVRYRSEEPNLLDLNDKNASSGGPTREKLRNDLAFDREDGDITLACFLRDKSMMKRP; the protein is encoded by the exons ATGTCCAATACTATGCCTGTAAATATCTTCGGTGGTTGTAAAGTTTTTCCGGATAATGATGATACTCATGACAGCAATCAGACATTGAATAAAGACGAGCGCCAGCCTTCTGCTTTAATTGAGTGGCACCAGCCAGCTCAGAAGCAGCAAGGGCTGGCCAAATATTCTTCCTTCCCAAAATCTGGCCAGATATTTATTGACGCCCTTAAGAAGAACAGGTCCTGCCAGAAGCTTTTCCGAAGTAAGTTAATTCAGATTGAAGCAAGAATCGAGGAGATCAAAAAGCTCAAGGAACGTGTCAAAATCCTTAAAGATTTTCAGGTTTCTTGCAGACAAAGAACTGGGAAGGCATTATCCCAGAAGAAGGATCCCCGTGTTCAACTTATATCGGCACGGAAGACCATTAAGGATTCAAAG GTCAACGATAAAAAGTTTTCTGCTATATACTATGGGCCAGCTCAGAATTTCCATGTCCCTAGTTATAGAATGGCATTGACAGGATTTCCCCTTTCGCTTCAACGAAGCAAATGGTCAGAGGTGGAGAAGGAAAATCTTGGCAAAGGAATAaaacaacaatttcaagaaacATTGCTTCAAATTAGCCTGGACCGGTTCag TGCTTCAGATGGAGACCAATATGGCTTCGAAGATATACTTTCATCAATTAGAGATCTTGATATCACACCTGAAAGTATCAGAGAATTTTTGCCAAAGGTTAATTGGGATCAGTTGGCCTCGCTGTACATTCCGGGTAGATCTGGTGCTGAATGTGAGGCAAG ATGGTTGAATTGGGAAGACCCCTTGATCAATCACAGCAGATGGACAATTGAAGAAGATAAGcatcttttgtttttcatccAAGAAAAAGGGATAAATAATTGGTTTGAGGTAGCAGCATCTTTAGGAACAAAAAGAACACCATTTCAATGCTTGGCCCGCTATCAAAGGAGCTTAAATCCTTGCATACTGAAAAGTGAGTGGACTCCTGATGAGGATGCTCAGCTTCGTGCTATAGTGGAGACTTTTGGCGAGAGTGATTGGCAAGCTGTAGCTTCTGCTTTGGAAGGACGAACTGGAACTCAATGCTCCAATCG ATGGACAAAAACTCTTCATCCTGCCAGGCAAAGGGTCGGAAGGTGGactgaagatgaagataaaCGTTTGAGAGTAGCTGTGAAGCTTTTTGGCCCCAAAAATTGGATGAAGATAGCTGATTTTGTACCAGGTCGAACTCAAGTACAGTGTAGAGAGAG ATGGGTCAATTGTTTGGATCCGTCTCTGAATTGGAACCGGTGGACACCTGAAGAAGATGCCATGTTGGAGGCAGCAATAGCAGAACATGGATATTGCTGGTCTAAAATAGCTGCATCTTTGGCTCCTCGAACTGATAATCAGTGCAGAAG GAGATGGAAAGTTCTGTTTCCACAAGAAGTGCCTTTACTGCGGGAAGctagaaaagtacaaaaagcAGCTCTGGTAAGAAACTTTGTCGATAGAGAGTCGGAGCGCCCTGCGCTTGGTCCTGGTGATTTCCTCCCGTTATCGATGACAAGTTGTGTATCTGACCCAGATTCTGTAAATCCTCCAATGAAACAGAAGGCAGGATCGAG TGTTTCACAGAAGGTGGGGTccaggaggaaaagaaaagcaagtgAATCAAATGTTGTGCAAGTGTCAAGAAGTAGTTACAATGAggttgattatgatgaattggCTGAGCATGGCTCCTCAAAGAAGACACGAGTGACAAAACCATGTGCACAAAAGAAGAGTTGGCGTGGAAAGCAGGCTAAAGATCACACGGGCATTTCAACAACATCAGTGGTATCGAATGGTGTAATCAGTGAAGTGAATGGTCTTTCTGGCATAGCAGAACACAGGAAAATCTCTCCttg TGTTCAGAAGAGGGTGGATCCCAAGAAACCCCAATTTAACTCTGGTCTAGTTGTGAAAAAGGCCAGTTGCAAAAATGATGAGACAGTGGCAAAACACGGTTCGCTTTTAAGGAACAAGAAGGTCACAAAACTGCATTCAAATGAGGGTAGACCTAATGGACATGCAATAGATCATTCATCATGTCAGCTGGATCCAATGTTGCTAGTCATGGCTAATGGTGAAGGTCGTCAAGTGCAAGGAATGTCTAACTTTAGACGAAAAGAGAAAATTGTTGCTTG TGACGGGGAAGTAGGGAACAAGAGACCAACAGTTGGCAGTCAACTTGATTTGGAGCAAGCCGTGGAAATAATTGCTTGCAATGAGGATGAGAGAGTGGGCAGAGATAatactgtttcaaataaggggaAGGTATCAAATGCATGTCTAAGAGAGGAAGACCATAATGAACACTCAAAAGATCAGCGATCATCTCAGCCAGATTCGTCATCATCATTAACAATAAAGGGCAAAAACATTGAAGCTCTTGACTCATCTAATATgacagaaaaggagaagaatatCTTTTCTCG TGCTCAGAAGAATTTGAGACCCAAGAAGACAAGAAAAGATGGCCATTCTCACGTGAACCATGATGAAGTAGTGGATGATGCCCCTGCCGAATTGATTGCATCaaaggaaaatagaaactaTAAGACGTATAAAAGACGAAAGAGAAATGTTGCTCTTCCTGAAAGATGCTACTCTAATTGTGAATGTATTCCTGCTTTGCCAGAGAAACTCAACAGGTCACAATCAGTATTAATTTCTTGTGAGAAAGATGGGCCTGAACAGCTAATTGCTGGGAATGAACCTGTTTCACTGCAAGTTCCAGATACAGATGACTGCGACATCACACTTGCTAGCTTGCTTATcaagaaacagaagaagaagaagaaagatgttCTTAAATCGAGCGAAGGAAATGGCATGCCATGTGATGTAGATCAAATGCCCCCTAATGTCAGATATAGGAGCGAGGAACCGAATCTGCTAGATCTTAACGACAAAAATGCTTCATCCGGGGGACCCACCAGAGAAAAGTTGAGGAATGATCTGGCCTTCGACCGTGAGGATGGTGACATCACTTTGGCGTGCTTTTTACGTGATAAGTCTATGATGAAGAGACCTTGA
- the LOC115742496 gene encoding uncharacterized protein LOC115742496 isoform X2: MSSQAFASSCLFSRSSSQTSLIKNSNSPLQRFAGIRFTDLPSFRGAKPPLLRCPSTGIRATLEEKDQIATTPLVVQEEQPNREIAEIIKVLKDAAKTRKVPAEEVLSALSVIEKSKLDPSGFLSTLGGSESPGRTWMLIFTAENKLKKGRYFPLTAVQRFDAASFLVPLVYYGASLCTVRNQITYITIP, encoded by the exons ATGAGTTCGCAGGCCTTTGCTTCTTCTTGTTTGTTCTCAAGAAGCTCGTCCCAAACATCCTTAATCAAGAACTCGAATTCCCCACTCCAACGGTTCGCTGGCATCAGATTCACCGATCTTCCTTCCTTCAGAGGTGCAAAACCTCCTCTCCTGAGATGTCCCAGTACAGGAATCAGAGCAACTCTGGAAGAAAAGGATCAGATTGCGACCACCCCACTTGTTGTTCAAGAAGAGCAGCCCAATAGA GAAATTGCAGAGATTATAAAAGTTCTGAAGGATGCTGCAAAGACTAGAAAGGTTCCAGCAGAGGAGGTTCTTTCTGCTCTCTCCGTGATTGAGAAATCGAAGCTCGATCCGTCCGGGTTTCTTAGTACGTTGGGGGGTTCAGAATCACCAGGGAGGACGTGGATGCTCATTTTCACAGCTGAG AATAAATTGAAGAAAGGACGGTATTTCCCATTGACGGCAGTTCAGAGGTTTGATGCAGCT TCTTTTCTTGTTCCCCTCGTGTATTATGGAGCTTCACTTTGCACTGTTAGAAATCAAATCACCTACATCACTATCCCGTAA
- the LOC115742490 gene encoding pre-mRNA-splicing factor SPF27 homolog: protein MGRSSDDSISSSSAAAAADNGDILMLEAPPDALARPWTTPSNAETIDALPYIDEDYGHPAVKDEVDRLVEDEMRRSSKKPSDFLKELPPVPKFKFQNNPMLAREYERVMAGRPPVPFDSSRYSFDMVPPHRRDDQNLWKQTVQKNQRLLQYEVVRLENLDLMSKHGADVWTKHNRRLEGFLARLQKLVSEQNEQIETVNRERKYHQQNTAYELNALSTQWRELCQKNIEIQAACVSIENELEELNREAAERGWKLETTMENGPSLH, encoded by the exons ATGGGTCGGAGCAGCGACGActccatttcctcctcctccgccgccgccgccgccgacaaCGGCGACATCCTCATGCTCGAAGCCCCACCTGACGCTCTCGCTCGTCCATGGACGACTCCGTCCAACGCCGAGACGATCGACGCCCTCCCCTACATCGACGAGGACTACGGCCACCCCGCCGTCAAGGACGAGGTGGACAGGCTGGTCGAGGATGAGATGCGGCGGAGCTCCAAGAAGCCCTCCGATTTCCTCAAGGAGCTGCCTCCGGTCCCCAAGTTCAAGTTTCAG AATAATCCTATGCTTGCTAGAGAGTATGAACGTGTGATGGCAGGAAGGCCCCCTGTGCCTTTTGACTCCTCGCGATACAGTTTCGATATGGTACCTCCACATAGAAGGGATGATCAAAATCTTTGGAAGCAGACAGTGCAAAAAAATCAGCGCTTGCTACAGTATGAGGTTGTCAG GCTGGAAAATCTTGATTTGATGTCTAAACATGGTGCTGATGTGTGGACTAAGCATAACCGGCGGTTGGAAGGATTCTTAGCCAG gctGCAAAAGTTAGTGAGTGAACAAAATGAACAGATTGAGACTGTGAATCGTGAAAGAAAATATCATCAG CAAAATACTGCATATGAGCTTAATGCTCTGTCTACACAATGGCGGGAGCTGTGTCAGAAAAACATAGAAATACAGGCTGCTTGTGTGAGTATTGAAAATGAGTTAGAAGAGCTAAATAGAGAAGCTGCAGAGAG GGGTTGGAAGTTGGAAACAACTATGGAGAATGGTCCTTCTCTGCATTAA
- the LOC115742481 gene encoding guanine nucleotide-binding protein subunit beta-like protein, with protein sequence MADGLHLKGTMRAHTDMVTAIAIPIDNSDMIVTSSRDKSIILWQLTKEDKVYGVPRRRLTGHSHFVQDVVLSSDGQFALSGSWDGELRLWDLAAGVSARRFVGHTKDVLSVAFSIDNRQIVSASRDRTIKLWNTLGECKYTIQEGEAHTDWVSCVRFSPNNLQPTIVSASWDRTVKVWNLTNCKLRNTLHGHSGYVNTVAVSPDGSLCASGGKDGVILLWDLAEGKKLYSLEAGAIIHSLCFSPNRYWLCAATENSIKIWDLESKSIVEDLRVDLKNEADLTDETTGAMSTNKKVIYCTSLNWSFDGSTLFSGYNDGVIRVWGIGRY encoded by the exons atggCGGACGGGCTCCATCTGAAGGGCACGATGAGGGCCCACACCGACATGGTGACGGCCATCGCCATCCCGATCGACAACTCCGACATGATCGTCACCTCCTCCCGCGACAAGTCCATCATCCTCTGGCAGCTCACCAAGGAGGACAAGGTCTACGGCGTCCCCCGCCGCCGCCTCACCGGCCACTCCCACTTCGTCCAGGACGTCGTCCTCTCCTCCGACGGCCAGTTCGCCCTCTCCGGCTCCTGGGACGGCGAGCTCCGCCTCTGGGATCTCGCCGCCGGCGTCTCCGCCCGAAG GTTTGTGGGCCACACTAAGGACGTGCTCTCGGTGGCCTTTTCCATCGACAACCGGCAGATTGTATCAGCATCTCGTGATCGCACGATCAAGCTCTGGAACACTCTGGGAGAGTGCAAGTACACCATTCAGGAAGGTGAAGCTCATACTGATTGGGTGAGTTGTGTCAGGTTCAGTCCCAATAACCTTCAGCCAACCATCGTCTCCGCATCCTGGGACCGCACTGTGAAAGTGTGGAATTTGACCAATTGCAAGCTGAGAAACACCCTGCATGGGCATTCTGGCTATGTGAATACTGTGGCTGTGTCTCCTGATGGGTCACTTTGCGCTAGTGGTGGCAAGGATGGAGTGATATTGCTCTGGGACTTGGCAGAAGGGAAGAAGCTGTACTCGCTGGAGGCTGGTGCCATTATTCATTCACTTTGCTTCAGTCCAAATAGGTATTGGCTCTGTGCAGCCACAGAGAACAGCATTAAGATATGGGATCTAGAGAGCAAGAGCATTGTGGAGGACTTGAGGGTTGATTTGAAGAATGAAGCTGATTTAACTGATGAAACTACGGGGGCTATGAGCACAAATAAGAAG GTCATCTACTGCACGAGCTTGAACTGGAGCTTTGATGGAAGCACCTTGTTCAGCGGTTACAACGATGGCGTGATCAGAGTCTGGGGAATTGGGCGTTATTAG
- the LOC115742469 gene encoding peroxisome biogenesis protein 3-2: MISLREVWRRHRRKILFGAGILGSGYFLYKLYDSRKKQLLDLEEVLAGERENEEIVKAHMQTHFENIQRIANTTTMPHAMHYLSSRIVEELDLTHLTERLMRGKGQPNTLTSAEKLELWDQLKILSFTRMLVSVWAMTILSLYIRVQVNILGRHLYIDTARGLGSSQLLDDADLIDVEDQQKFLASADFLSSHGMPALIYNMQAAATEVLKGKQLRDFFDNAALHETIIQILDTFMIMGSPHQWVGYLMPEDTRLYKISNTSGNEDMIVPDFTKFDQLMVEARTVISSAEFVGVVNVSLKMVVRALVEEFGLQAGGSTAASGIPLAKLVPRVAQMGPLLLEEPSKNRFIQIIRDSPDVELFFTLLYANMPNS; encoded by the exons ATGATATCTTTGAG GGAGGTTTGGAGGAGGCATAGGAGAAAGATTTTGTTTGGTGCGGGCATTTTAGGTAGTGGGTACTTTCTGTATAAGCTTTATGATTCTCGTAAGAAGCAGCTTTTGGATCTTGAAGAGGTGTTGGCCGGTGAGCGCGAAAACGAGGAAATCGTTAAGGCTCA TATGCAAACCCATTTCGAGAATATCCAAAGAATAGCCAATACAACAACCATGCCTCATGCAATGCACTATTTAAGTAGCCGGATAGTGGAAGAGTTGGACTTGACGCACTTGACGGAAAGGTTAATGAGAGGAAAGGGTCAACCCAACACGTTGACGTCTGCAGAGAAACTTGAATTGTGGGATCAACTGAAAATTCTGA GTTTCACGAGAATGTTGGTCTCAGTTTGGGCAATGACAATACTCAGCTTATACATCAGAGTTCAAGTCAATATCCTGGGGAGACATTTGTATATTGACACTGCTCGAGGCCTTGGAAGCTCTCAATTACTC GATGATGCTGATCTCATTGACGTGGAGGACCAGCAGAAGTTCCTCGCAAGCGCTGATTTTCTCTCCAGTCATGGCATGCCAGCCTTGATATATAATATGCAGGCAGCAGCCACTGAAGTTCTCAAGGG GAAGCAATTGCGTGACTTCTTCGACAATGCGGCGCTGCATGAAACAATTATACAAATACTCGACACCTTCATGATCATGGGAAGCCCCCATCAGTGGGTGGGCTATTTGATGCCTGAGGACACTAGATTGTATAAGATCAGCAACACTTCCGGCAACGAGGATATGATTGTCCCTGATTTTACCAAGTTTGACCAGCTAATGGTAGAGGCTCGAACTGTGATATCAAG TGCCGAATTTGTGGGCGTAGTCAACGTGTCGTTGAAAATGGTTGTGCGTGCACTGGTCGAGGAATTTGGACTTCAAGCCGGAGGAAGCACTGCGGCTTCAGGGATACCACTAGCTAAACTCGTACCTCGAGTGGCACAGATGGGGCCTCTCCTTCTTGAAGAACCGAGCAAGAACCGTTTCATCCAGATAATTAGAGACTCTCCAGATGTCGAACTGTTCTTCACTCTTCTATACGCGAATATGCCGAATTCATAG